A genome region from Brassica oleracea var. oleracea cultivar TO1000 chromosome C2, BOL, whole genome shotgun sequence includes the following:
- the LOC106326103 gene encoding transcription factor TRY-like, translating to MDNTNRRRRSKQHKVTLEDSEEVSSIEWKFINMTEQEEDIILRMYRLVGDRWDLIAGRVPGRQPEEIERFWIMRNSDSFAEKRLQLHHSSSHKNNKLHRPRPSIYPS from the exons ATGGATAACACCAACCGTCGTCGCCGTTCTAAACAACACAAAGTCACTCTCGAAGACTCTGAAG AAGTGAGCAGCATCGAATGGAAGTTTATCAATATGACAGAACAAGAAGAAGATATCATCCTTCGAATGTATAGACTTGTCGGTGATAG GTGGGATTTAATAGCAGGACGAGTGCCAGGAAGACAGCCAGAAGAGATTGAAAGATTCTGGATTATGCGAAACAGTGATAGCTTTGCTGAAAAACGACTGCAACTTCACCACTCTTCCTCTCATAAAAATAACAAACTTCATCGTCCACGTCCCTCTATTTACCCTTCTTAG